Proteins from a single region of Proteiniborus ethanoligenes:
- the ftcD gene encoding glutamate formimidoyltransferase: protein MSAEKQYILAVPNFSDGRRKEVIEAVVEEVRKVEGVKLVSYEPEHDFNRTVVTIIGEPAPLKVALLNMAAKSIELINMEEQKGTHPRIGSQDTIPLFPFKNITVEECVKLAEEIGHELHEKTGVPVFFAAENARTEERKALAFIRKGQYEGLNALLKEIKDDESRKVEYESRKPDLSKDGLLSDKAGATIVSAEAEGLTAYNVFLATENLEIAKKIAKAVRGPSGGFSTTRAVGIKFPEREGVVVSVNMFDCQNTPMYRVFELVKQEAARYGIPVTGSEVVGPIKLEYIINSLEYYLGLEGFRRDQILETHLME, encoded by the coding sequence ATGTCTGCAGAAAAACAGTATATCTTAGCAGTACCTAATTTTAGTGACGGAAGAAGAAAAGAAGTAATTGAAGCAGTTGTAGAAGAAGTTAGAAAGGTAGAAGGTGTAAAGCTAGTAAGCTATGAACCAGAGCATGACTTTAACAGAACAGTTGTTACAATTATAGGAGAACCAGCACCGCTAAAAGTAGCACTTCTTAATATGGCTGCAAAATCCATAGAACTAATCAATATGGAAGAGCAAAAAGGAACACATCCAAGAATAGGCTCACAAGACACTATACCTCTATTCCCATTCAAAAATATTACAGTAGAAGAATGTGTAAAGCTAGCAGAAGAAATAGGACATGAGTTACATGAAAAAACAGGAGTACCTGTATTCTTTGCAGCTGAAAATGCGAGAACAGAAGAAAGAAAAGCCTTAGCTTTTATTAGAAAAGGACAATATGAAGGATTAAATGCTTTATTAAAAGAAATAAAAGATGATGAATCAAGAAAAGTAGAATATGAATCAAGAAAACCAGACCTAAGCAAGGATGGCTTACTAAGTGACAAAGCAGGAGCTACAATAGTAAGTGCAGAAGCTGAAGGGCTGACAGCATATAATGTGTTTTTAGCAACAGAAAATCTAGAAATAGCAAAGAAAATAGCTAAAGCAGTTAGAGGACCAAGTGGTGGATTCTCAACAACAAGAGCAGTCGGAATCAAGTTCCCAGAAAGAGAAGGAGTAGTAGTATCGGTAAATATGTTTGATTGCCAAAACACTCCAATGTATAGAGTGTTTGAGTTAGTAAAACAAGAAGCAGCAAGATATGGAATACCAGTAACAGGCTCAGAGGTAGTAGGGCCAATAAAGCTTGAATATATTATAAATTCATTAGAATACTACTTAGGATTAGAAGGATTTAGAAGAGACCAAATATTAGAAACACATTTAATGGAGTAA
- a CDS encoding cyclase family protein translates to MSLKLIDLTQDIYEGMPLYGIHQKTFIMTNQTHEQNQKATGSPTLGFYARNILMSEHCGTHSDAVLEFKPGGADIIEMPIECFYGSAICVDLTHIRYPDYIEVKDLKQALAKSGQEIRKGDIFLMYTGLYNRSYGTPAYENYYTGLSYDAAKWLAEQGVVNIGVDAPAIDQTPDDLNFSGHLVCGEYNITNTENLCNLDKVVNKRFLYFGLPLRIRGGTGSPIRAVALLEE, encoded by the coding sequence ATGAGTTTAAAGCTTATTGATTTGACCCAAGATATTTATGAGGGAATGCCTTTATATGGTATCCATCAAAAAACCTTTATTATGACAAATCAAACACATGAGCAAAATCAAAAAGCCACAGGAAGCCCAACTTTAGGTTTTTATGCTAGAAACATTCTTATGAGTGAGCATTGCGGTACTCATAGTGATGCTGTTTTAGAATTCAAGCCAGGTGGTGCTGATATTATCGAAATGCCAATAGAGTGCTTTTATGGAAGTGCTATATGTGTAGATTTAACTCACATAAGATATCCTGATTACATAGAGGTTAAAGACTTAAAGCAAGCTTTGGCTAAATCTGGACAGGAAATTAGAAAAGGAGATATATTCCTTATGTATACTGGCTTATATAACAGAAGCTATGGTACGCCAGCGTATGAAAACTACTATACTGGATTAAGCTATGATGCTGCAAAGTGGCTTGCTGAGCAAGGAGTTGTAAATATAGGTGTGGATGCACCTGCTATAGATCAAACTCCTGATGATTTGAATTTTTCTGGGCACTTGGTTTGTGGTGAATATAATATTACTAACACAGAAAATCTTTGCAATTTAGATAAGGTTGTTAATAAGCGTTTCTTGTACTTTGGACTTCCTTTAAGAATACGTGGAGGTACTGGCTCCCCAATTCGTGCAGTTGCGTTGTTAGAAGAGTAA
- a CDS encoding PucR family transcriptional regulator, which translates to MGRQNGITIEDALNMEYMKNCKLVAGFKGIRNTISKVNVMADPDILSWVDEGELLLTTAYSFKKDNIEEQKNLIRECSKKKLAGIGIKIYPYLNELPEEVIKLADDLNFPIIDLHYSIPLSDIMTPLFNEIFNRQSYLLKKIEKIYEQFMDAMLKGANSNQITKLISDSVKNPVYVKFEFPEETIVQFDYVDDSIKELLLENATKFFDPNIDRSKEKKLEESNELIGGKYIKRMILPIVAKDSIYGHIVAWSINTPLGGYDLSVLEIASTTMALEILKALSVREVENRYKSEFLEDLISLEDRRVEKAIERASFFNINKKDRFLSITLKIKSKEENLSKVDITSGEMQHYITKIHDLIDRNIIKQFGINGIVVSKTERIQILLSLKKDTKLDILIEEINKKFQEIIEKFNNLDFRIGIGRPYEGLENFNNSYLDSVKAISTGKILNQNAITSFEHLGIFKILCQDNIEDELIKFYNTTLKPLVEYDEKKSTELVKTLEAFFENNGNLKKMSDFLYTHYNTVLYRIQRINEITKMSLENPSDRLNLEIALKIKQLLKK; encoded by the coding sequence ATGGGTAGACAAAATGGAATTACTATAGAAGATGCTTTAAACATGGAATATATGAAAAACTGCAAGCTGGTAGCAGGGTTTAAAGGCATTAGAAATACTATATCAAAGGTTAATGTTATGGCTGACCCTGATATACTAAGCTGGGTAGATGAAGGTGAATTGCTTTTAACTACTGCATATTCATTTAAGAAAGATAATATAGAAGAACAAAAGAATCTTATTAGAGAATGCTCTAAAAAAAAGCTGGCAGGCATAGGTATAAAAATTTATCCATATTTAAATGAACTTCCAGAGGAAGTAATTAAATTAGCAGATGATTTAAATTTTCCAATCATAGATTTACACTACTCAATACCACTTTCTGATATAATGACTCCTTTATTTAATGAAATATTTAATAGACAATCCTATCTATTAAAGAAAATAGAAAAAATCTATGAACAATTTATGGATGCTATGCTTAAAGGGGCAAACTCAAATCAAATTACTAAGCTAATAAGTGATAGCGTAAAAAATCCTGTTTATGTGAAGTTTGAATTTCCAGAAGAAACTATAGTACAGTTTGATTATGTAGATGACTCAATAAAAGAGCTTCTATTAGAGAATGCGACTAAGTTTTTTGATCCTAATATAGATAGGTCAAAGGAAAAAAAATTAGAAGAAAGTAATGAGCTAATAGGTGGTAAATACATAAAAAGAATGATTTTGCCTATAGTTGCTAAGGATAGTATATATGGGCATATAGTTGCATGGTCTATTAATACACCTTTAGGTGGCTATGATTTATCTGTTCTTGAAATTGCCTCAACTACTATGGCACTTGAAATACTTAAAGCTCTTTCTGTTAGAGAAGTAGAGAATAGATACAAATCTGAATTTTTAGAGGATTTAATATCTCTTGAGGATAGAAGAGTGGAAAAGGCCATAGAGAGAGCTTCTTTTTTCAATATAAACAAAAAAGATAGGTTTTTAAGCATAACACTAAAGATAAAGAGCAAAGAAGAGAATTTAAGTAAAGTAGATATTACTTCGGGAGAAATGCAGCATTACATAACAAAAATTCATGATTTAATAGATAGAAACATAATTAAACAATTTGGAATTAATGGTATAGTAGTAAGTAAAACTGAACGGATACAAATCCTATTATCATTAAAAAAAGATACAAAGCTAGATATTTTAATAGAAGAAATAAATAAGAAGTTTCAAGAGATAATTGAAAAATTCAACAATTTGGATTTTAGAATAGGTATCGGAAGACCTTATGAAGGCTTAGAGAACTTTAATAACAGCTATCTTGATTCGGTAAAAGCCATAAGTACTGGAAAGATATTGAATCAAAATGCTATTACAAGCTTTGAGCATTTAGGAATATTTAAAATATTATGTCAAGATAATATAGAAGATGAATTGATAAAATTCTATAACACAACACTAAAGCCACTAGTTGAGTATGACGAAAAAAAGTCAACAGAGCTAGTTAAAACTCTAGAAGCCTTTTTTGAAAACAATGGGAATTTAAAGAAAATGTCAGACTTTCTATATACACATTACAATACAGTACTATATAGAATACAAAGGATAAATGAAATAACTAAAATGAGCCTAGAAAATCCTAGTGATAGATTAAACCTAGAAATTGCTCTGAAAATTAAACAGCTACTAAAAAAATAA
- a CDS encoding cyclodeaminase/cyclohydrolase family protein, translated as MLVEKTVKDFVAAVASKDPAPGGGSVSALASGLGAALTSMVGNLTIGRKAYNALEEDQKAIIDRNFEKVGRHIQRLNELIDEDTTAFNDYMDAMKLPKETDEEKATRKAAMEEALKKAMEVPLDAAKESLEVLKLQKAFGLYGNPNAITDVGVGALLACAGLEGALFNVLINLGGISDQAFVAEIKKECEALLKEGKELKEETLKIVYEKLQ; from the coding sequence ATGTTAGTTGAAAAGACTGTTAAGGATTTTGTTGCTGCTGTAGCTAGTAAAGATCCAGCTCCAGGTGGCGGAAGTGTATCTGCTTTAGCAAGTGGCTTAGGAGCTGCATTGACTTCAATGGTTGGTAACTTGACAATAGGAAGAAAAGCTTATAATGCCTTAGAAGAAGATCAAAAGGCTATAATTGACAGAAACTTCGAAAAAGTTGGAAGACATATTCAAAGATTAAACGAGTTAATCGATGAAGACACAACCGCATTTAACGATTACATGGACGCAATGAAGCTTCCAAAAGAAACAGATGAAGAAAAGGCTACTAGAAAAGCTGCTATGGAAGAAGCACTAAAAAAAGCTATGGAAGTTCCTCTAGATGCAGCTAAAGAATCTCTTGAAGTACTAAAGCTTCAAAAAGCATTTGGCTTATATGGCAATCCAAATGCCATAACAGACGTTGGCGTAGGTGCATTACTTGCATGTGCAGGGTTAGAAGGGGCATTGTTTAATGTATTAATCAATCTAGGTGGAATAAGCGACCAAGCCTTTGTTGCCGAAATTAAAAAAGAATGTGAAGCATTACTTAAAGAAGGTAAAGAGCTTAAAGAAGAAACATTAAAAATAGTGTACGAAAAATTACAATAA